The following coding sequences are from one Kogia breviceps isolate mKogBre1 chromosome X, mKogBre1 haplotype 1, whole genome shotgun sequence window:
- the LOC131748017 gene encoding LOW QUALITY PROTEIN: olfactory receptor 1f45-like (The sequence of the model RefSeq protein was modified relative to this genomic sequence to represent the inferred CDS: inserted 1 base in 1 codon): MHQGNQTISEFSLLGLTVVSEQQQHIFTLFLCIYLVTIVGNLLVILAIINDAHLQSPMYFFLANLFFTDICFTTTTIPKMLADIQSQSLIISFAGCLTQMYFFMLLVDLDNFLLAVMAYDLNIAICHPLHYDALLSPKGCVLLVVTPWVASNLVSVLRLSLLGLLNFCDQREIPHFFCDLETILRLACLDTQINDLTIPVIGESVPFIPFSFIFVSYSLIGCTVLRIPSAKGKWKTFSTCGSHFLTGAIFYGSIVGVYFPPSSTXAERDKVAAIMYMVVTPMVNPFIYSLRDKDMKGALRRLLIREIYFWRW; encoded by the exons ATGCACCAAGGAAACCAAACTATCTCCGAATTTTCCCTCCTGGGACTCACAGTGGTGTCTGAACAGCAGCAGCACATCTTTACGCTGTTTCTGTGCATATATCTGGTTACCATAGTGGGAAACTTACTTGTCATCCTGGCTATTATCAATGATGCTCACCTCCAGAGCCCCATGTACTTCTTCCTTGCCAATCTATTCTTCACTGACATCTGCTTCACAACCACTACCATCCCCAAAATGTTGGCAGACATCCAAAGCCAGAGCCTAATCATCTCTTTTGCAGGGTGCCTTACACAAATGTACTTTTTTATGTTGCTGGTGGACCTGGACAATTTCCTCTTGGCAGTCATGGCATATGACCTGAACATTGCCATCTGTCACCCATTACACTATGATGCATTACTGAGTCCCAAGGGTTGTGTCCTGCTGGTAGTGACTCCATGGGTTGCCTCTAATCTTGTTTCAGTACTGCGTCTCAGTCTGCTGGGCCTCTTGAATTTCTGTGATCAGAGAGAAATCCCACACTTCTTCTGTGACCTGGAAACCATTTTAAGGCTTGCTTGTTTAGACACCCAGATCAATGATTTGACAATCCCAGTCATTGGGGAATCAGTTCCCTTCATCCCATTCAGCTTCATTTTTGTCTCCTATTCCCTTATTGGTTGCACTGTACTTAGGATTCCTTCAGCCAAGGGGAAGTGGAAAACATTCTCCACTTGTGGCTCCCATTTCTTAACTGGGGCTATCTTCTATGGATCCATTGTTGGGGTCTACTTTCCTCCATCTTCTA CGGCAGAAAGGGATAAGGTGGCTGCCATCATGTATATGGTTGTAACTCCCATGGTGAACCCCTTCATCTATAGTCTAAGGGACAAGGACATGAAAGGAGCACTAAGGAGACTACTCATCAGGGAAATCTATTTCTGGAGATGGTGA